The genome window CTCTCCGCGCCTCCACAGGAACTGTGCTGAACCAGTCCGCCTCCCAGCTGCTGGATGTGAGGTTCCTATTAGAGGTGGGGAACTCCACCACATTATCCACTCGCAGCTGGCGTAGTAGATGCTCAGCATCCTCCTCTGCCGTCTCCAAGTGGCCGACAAAGTCATAATCAATCTGGCATGGATGGCAAAGCCGATACACCTGCCGCCAGTGCTCGTTAAAGGGCATCTCCTTCTCGGTCTGAGGGTCCAGGAGGTACTGGATGAAGTGAGAGAAGGTGGGATGCACGCCAACAGCAAATGCCTCATCCACAGAGGCCGGAGGTGTCGGCTGGTTAGCATAGCGGCGCAGCATGACCTGTGCAAAGCGCCGATAGAAGTCCTCGTTGCGCATCTCAAATTTGTTCCGGTAGGCGGAGATGAGACGCACAAAGGGGTCCCGCACAAAAAGAAACTTGGTGTATTTCTTCAGTTTCACCTTCACAAATGAACACATAACAcaacataataacaataacattattACACATATAATGGACAATCATTTAGCATATGCATAGTGAGGGTAATTTACTAGCTAATAAAAGACCCTAGGACACAACAAAGGACTGTTTTCTAATTCTGCAGCAGTGGTTCAGTGTTTTTGGGATGGATATTAATTCTGGAGCATTTCTACATAACAACCTgtcaaaaagtaaaatatcGTCCATGGCTGGAAGATACAGAATAACCCAAAGTGAATTTGCCCTTGCAGATAAAAATAAGAGGTACACTGAACCCCAGGTGCTCCACTGCTGAGGTGGCAATAATACGAAGCTGCTTTTAGATGTGTCTGCATCAAAAATGTCTGTGCAAGTAAAACAGATCACATCACTCATTAGTAACACGCCCAGAAAAGATGAAagctatttctttttttattgtctagCTTATCAACCCAGGGCAAAATGAGGTGAGTACACGCTGCTCACGCTGCACTAAATGGTTTAGCAGGTGAGGTCACGTACACAGCAGGAGAAGATCTGCCTCACCATGTGGCAAAAAGCTGATCtaacaaataactaaacaatCAAATACTTTTAATCAGTTAGTTCACATTAATGCTCAAACAGACCTTCATGAGGTGCTTTGCGAACTTGCCGTAGCGTTTCCAGAACTTGTTGAAGGTAAAGTGCATGCTGCTGTTATGGACTAGGTCTCTGGGGATGGACAGCGGGTCTCTCTCTGGAACACCGTCATGCAGAAGGCTTTCACTGAGGATGATCATGATCCGCTTCCAGTTACTGCACGCCACCTGAGGATCGACAGAGAAACCTCAGctcactgctgcagctctgattTAATCTATGGAAGTCAGACAAAGCACTAACACAGTGCAGGTACCTTAGGAACATAGCAGTAGATGATGCCGTGCCTGTCGTCCACAATAAGGTGATCCAGTTCCTTGTTGGGAATGTCGTCAAATGAGCGGTTTTTGCCCCGAAACACTACGCTGTCATTAGCACACATCTCTTGAAGTAACCTCCGCCGCTGCTCCTGTGAGAACAGAATTAAAGTGtttatgtataatgtatatgtatatttgtcTTAAGAAGCCTACtgtgcacaaataaacaaataaaagaagacaatCAGGAATTCAAATTCATCCATGTCCACAGCTACAGAGCTGTGATGAAACCACTAAGGTCACCAAACATCTTGACCCAACAGGAAACAGACGCAGACATCGTGTCAGCACTAGTACAGACAAGCAATATTATAAGGTTTACTCCACTCAGTGTAATCCTTCTAATCCTGTTAAACAGCGTTTGAATCTGAGAAGCTTTTGCTGCCGGCTAACAGGGATTCAGAAATGTGAGCACTGAGTCTCCAGCAGGTCTTTTATCACAGCAGACTTGTCAGAACAGGATGAGCACAGGTGGAACCACTGATTTCATGCAAATGGCCGCTAACatgaaaataatgattattagttttattagtgACACGtgtgctgctcctgctgtgaCATGTCGAAATGCTGCAGGAGGAAGTTGCATGCATTCAGTCTAACCCAGACCATTCTGATCTAAAATATTCACtactcctgctgctgctgctaataaTAACGTCAGATATTAACCTGTCTCTCACGGAGTTCTGCTGCAACTGGGGTCACGTGAATCTTCCACTCCCGCCGTGGGATGTATCGCTCTTCTGCTTTCTCCGATTGGTTGCTTGTTTCAACAGGGACTGGGTCTGTGGGCTCCCCAGTTCCTGGCTCCAAGAACTGGTTCACGAAGGCATCGATGTCTGAGAGGAAGGACGGGGTTCGGGAGGTATGAGGCCGCTGCTGGGGAGGGGGATGTGGGATTTTGGGGCCGGGTGAGACGGGAGTGTGCAAGTACAGATGAGAGGCTCCGACATCATCCCAGTAGATGATGATCAGGAGGATCATGAAGGCCGAACCCAGGACGACAAAAATGCGGAACATCCTGGACGTTCCCATAGCGACTGCTGCTTTGCTACAGGATCACCATAGTAACAGACTTCTGACTGTACGAGGCATCTCTACAGCATCGCCATGGCAGCAGATTGAAACAGTTACCTGGGTCTTCTTTTATGTGATCACCAGGGCAACAGATTGGGAGATTCTTGCTACGgggtcaccatggcaacagagtCAAGGTCCAGGAGCTTCCTGTCACCATGGCGATAGGTAGATGGCTACAGCAGAGTGTGTGGCAGGATTGGGCTTATCATGATGTTGGTGCACTGCAGGAGAGCACTGTACGGGAGCACGACTGGCCATGCATGGATTAAGTCTCACCTCTGGTCCAGGCCTGCAGCATCCTGCAGGATAAGGAGAGGGGAAAAACACCATCAAGTACTCTGCCTTTCTTATAACATCttccatttctatttttattattttgtaatttgtgagcacaaagaaaagcagGGAAGAAGCATAAAGAATAAAGAGTTGTGgaaatgtaaagtaaaacaatCAACAGTTGGAAAACAGTAAGACACCAACATGAGAATCCCACATACATATTAAGagaataataaagtaaaaacgCAGAGCACTCTTGGTCTTGTGTTTCTAAAACGAGCTTGGAAACTAGAGCAAAGTGAGCGAGTTTACTGGGTTCAAGTTTTGACAAGTCCTGCACTGAACACTCGCCTCTCAGAGTTGACCTGACTCCCACTCTGGTTGTCAAATATCTGCATGCCTGGGCTTAGCTAATAAGTTTGGCATTGTTCAAGTATCGTGCTGAACACATTCTACTTGTTCACCAAAACACTGAAGCTCACTGTGATCATGCAATGTGCAAAATTACTTTTTACTGGAGTCaaaagcagtgtgtgttgtaCCTGTGGCTTCCTTCCACTGCAATTCCTGCTTCTTAATTATACTTTATCTCCAGTCTATCTGCTCCTTCCTGTTCAATTTAAAAGTCACAGGGCGTCACTTTTCCATTCCGACACACTTCTGAATCCGGAGCTCTCTTGCAACAGTCCTCatattttttctctcactttgcTGAAGCTAACAGGGAAACATTCACGTGGAAAATCATCATTCCCCTCACCAGAGGCAGCCGACTACGCTCCGTGCACATCGGCGAATTAACTCCTGTGCATTAATGTACATCATTCCAGACGTGTCAGGGGCAGCAAATATGGAGCTCTTCTGACAGCAGAGGAGCATTAACACAtacatttactgcagtactCTCATTAGACTAAGTACAAATTTGATACACTTCTGATTTAATTGAGTTTTTTAATTGAGTGTTAATTTTAGTATACAGCTACATAACAGTTGATTttactgtggatttattttattttttcagtgacTCATTGTTTGAAGTTAAAAACGCTTCCTAAGAAGGTATGAAAATGGAAATCCTAGAAGTtaaattattgaaaaaaaaaaaaaaaaacagtggtaGGAAATAAGAAAGTAAATTTACTTAAGTGATTCCTACTGTGTTTCAGTACTACTTCATACTTTGATTTCACTTTCAGAGGTAAATATCATCGTTTTAGCTATAGTTACTAGTTACTATTCAGAATCTGATTAGAGATTCaacatataattaaattataagaCTTTTACTGGTAATAAAATAATCTCTGGTAGCTGCAGcgttaatgtaataataataattaataattataatccaGTACCATCACTGTACTGATGATCCACACAGCATGAAgactacttttacttttactcttaGTATCCTCTCTTAGTTCCACTTGCagaatatttctacactgtgatATTCCtacttttacatacagtaagtaaatgAAATCATAAGAACTTTTTCCAAGGCTGTTCAAACATCAATTAGCTCAATAAATGATGAGAAACTAATCATCTAAGTCAACTGGAGCAGCTCAACAAGCTGGAACAATAAATACTATTCTCTCAACTCTCACAGTATCAGTCGCTCCATAACGCACCTACGTGGACTCTGTTTTCCAAACCAGCTGTGCAAACAGTGGATCAGGATTTTCAAAGGCAGCCTGAGCTCATCCAGCGGCTGATAAATCACATCGTCCCGTCCGCAGCAGCCGGCAGCGGATGCCAGACCGGACACAATGTCGCCTTTGACGGAAGCGCCGCGCCGCGGGCTCGGGCTGCTCCTCGCACCGGGAGGCGCTCGGCTGCGTGGAGCCGGAACATAGGTGAGAGGAAACAACGAGCTCCCTGTGGTTCGGCTCAGCCGGTGCCGTCAGGGTGCCGTCAGGGTGCCGTCAGGGTGCCGAGGCTGTCTGGGTGTCACAGCTGGCAGCGACGAGCACCGGAGCAAAGGTGCAGGAcaaagatgctgctgctgctgctgcggtgACGCGTGACGCGACTTTAATCACGAACagatgatgaaaatgtaaaactgagaaaacaccTCCTCACCTCTGTGCGTGTCCTCCTGCTCCCAGCGCCGCGTCAACTGAGCGGAGCCTGTGATGCGAgccccctccctcttcctcctcctcctcttcctcctcctcctcctcttcttcttcttttattttttccttggAGACGGAGCGGGAGCCCGCAAAGCACCGCGAGAGTTTGCAGCTGCGGGTTCTGCAGAGTGAGCTCATGAGGggaacatttctcttttctggGTCAGCTCCTGCACAACATGTCTCTGCTCCGGGATGATTTATGTCGACAGTCCGTCCTCCCGCTCTCTCTCAGCTTCCCACAGGAGCAGCGTGCTGAAAATAACCTGCTCtacctgcaaaaacaaatgtcactCTCACAAAAACCGAGAGTGAAAGAAGGATaatgaagaaatgtgtgtgaggAGTCTGATTCTGTTGCTCCAGGCTGATTCGGTTGAATCCTGTTATTTGGGAACTCTTTTGATCCAGTGACATCAAACGCAGCACGAAGCCCCCACAGAGTGTCAGCGCTGTGTTCCCATGAATTTGCTTAATATAACTGTTCCCTGGCAGTCATGCTGCTTTGATCACACCAACATGAGCATGAACAAGTCAGAGCACAAAACATTACACACAAATCTCCAGAGGAGGAAGGTGagattatttaaaaagtgaGCACAGCCCAGTATTTATATATCAGGTATAACTATATAGCATcttattatttatcttatttattactttttatgaTGCTGCtaattgtattttacatattatGTGCAGAGGTTGAACAGTGGAAGTAGCACTTTGCACGGCTGATACACCATTTGAGGTTTCTTTTTTCCAGTAAATACAATATTTGAGTATTTCTGTGGCTTTTTCATATTAGTGTGCACGTCCCCTCTCGCAGATGGGCAGATTATGTAGCAGCATTATGAAAGAGGTTACTCTAAATCCCCATCTGGCCAGCCCATCTCTGTCAAACTGAACCTTTTATGGGCTTTTAAAACAGTCTTAACTGATTTATAAGCTGTAGAAGTCAACTAATAGATTAGGTTTAGTGAGATAAGTGCATGGATGGGTTACTGAATGGGCCAATGAGGCACAGGCCTGAGGCCTCCTAATCCAGATCCCCTGCACCAGATGAATGCTCGTAATTTTTCGATGTCAGCGAGCTcagataaaagacacaaaaactgagcaaaatgtccaaaaatagatgcaaacaaccaaaaacggataaaatgacagaaaatagaTGCACAATTACtaaaaatgtgatgtaaaaccaccaaaacaaaatgcaaaatgaccaaaagTCTGACATAAAACAACcaacaataaatgtaaatttatcaAAAACAGgtacaaaacaactaaaaatagGTGCAAAATGACAGAACATTGCACAAAACAGCCAATAATATCGACACACAATGACCACAAatggacacaaaacaaccaaaaataaatgcaatcaACCAAAAATGGAGAAGAATGACTGAAAATAGAAGCActcaacattaaacattaaaacaaaaggtAAAATGACCAAAACGGACATAAAACGACACAAAaaactacaaagagacacactcaacatctttaaacacacattcagtgtgGAGGTCAGGCCCAGACATCTTCGACTCATCCATGGTGAAGAAGCACTGTTGAGTAAACCCACAACAGGTCTAAACTAAATTCTGCTACTGCAGTACAGTACtaccattttaaattaaacaatgtgAGAAAATTACTTTTACCGTTTATTTGACGTTACGCTCTAATATTTATTGAAGAAGTATAATCTAAAAATCcatatttataaataaacaagAGATTGATGTGTTTAGATTTGACTAGTGGCCACTAGAAGTCAGTATAATCAAACCAAAATagaattaaagtaaaagtgaaagtgcCATTTTCAGGAGAGTTCTTTCAACACCTTCTCTATAAATGCTTCATTTAACAAGTAAACATGGAACATTTTATGtataatatgtttatttctaaAGGAAAGgcacacatttacaaaatatataatgcaTTTAGTTTAAGTCTGAAACTATTCAAGTGTCCGTATGTGCATTAATAAGTCTGAGCATAAATATAGATGCATAAAAACATGATGTACAAGCTTTTTTGTATGTTATATTGTGCTCACTACACATGTATTTTCATGTACAGactgctgtatgtgtgtctacagGAGGTCCTGCTCCACCCAGACAGTTTTCTTCTGCTCATCCACGATGCGGTCTTTGATGACCCTGATGAGGTCATCTGTTCCGGTCCAGGCGTCGGGCTCCAGGCTGGCGTAGAGGCAGGGAATGCCCTCCAATTCTTTCTCTTTGGCCCGACACAACCTCACAAACTCCTCCTCCGATTCCACGCGCAGAGGCAACTTCCTGTGTGGACAGGATACAGGAAGGAAGCAGCGCTGCAGCGGTGAGTGTGGTAATATTTGGAGCCCGGTCTGCGTGCTTTGTTGTAATATTCAGAGAGGTTTCACTTACAATAATCAGTCTATTTAAAGGCATTATCCATCAGATGGTACGTGACACATGTTGacgctcactcacacacacttaaagtCATCATACAAACTGACCTTACGTGATCAGACCCAAATTAAATATACACCTCTATACATTAGAAATTAAACAGTTCTCCGTCTGTTTGGCTGTTTCACACTGAGTTTGCTCATTAAACTATGCAAATGCCTTGAAACTGGTTAAAAAAGCCAAACTGCAGATTTGTCCTCAGTCAAAATCTCACCACAGGATTGACGTGTATTTGCATTTGGAAAAAGAAGTGTGGTTGCAGCTGTGGCACAAAAGGTGGGGGGTAAACATGCGTGTGAGGTTTGTTAGACTTACCGTAACTTCTTGACATTTTTGTCACAGATCTTGATGTAGATGATGATCGGGTAGATTTCTCTCCGTAGAAGGTCTTTGACGCAGCTCAGCTCAGCCTCCAGCAGGCAGTGTTTCCCCTGGTGACGGGTGGAAATATGGGTGAAATAGTGtgcaaacatataaataaatattaaattcacaGTTTAAAAGAAGTAATTTTCTCATTCAAGTTATTTTTACTAATAAGAATATTTATGCtgctatttttaaatgtcattgttCTGAGTCAGAAAGCaattgtagatttttttttttgttttgttttgactaGTCATGTTGTACTTTTGATTAGTCATGCATGCCATTTTAGATATCAAGTGTGATTATGGTATTCAAGTGTTGAACCAGCTAATTCCTGTTAAAACGACCCTACACAGATCTAGCTCCATTTTATGCCCCTGGTGAGTTAAAGAAAAATATcgaaaaatatttttataatttttttaattttaaagttttgtaTTCGATATTATATCAAAACAACAGTAAGATGGCTGCAGCACATGCTGTAGAACTGCAACGTGCCTGGTTCGAGTCTGCCTAGAGACGTTTGTTGCACGTCGTACACTCTctccccatgtttcctgtctgcatgAAATCAGGCTAAAAAAACGCCAAAAAATAATATTGAACCATTTTCTGTTTAGTGCATATACTCCATGCTGTGAATTACATACACAGACCCGCATCACTGACCTTTGCAGCCACAGCCTCTATGTTTTCTCTGGTGATGCATTCAAATGTGGCGTGTTTCTCTTTGTAGTGAATAAAAGGCTCCACATTCTGTTTGAGGTGAAACTCCTCTTTTGTCAGGATGTCTGCACAACAGagtagaaagaaaacacacatcaacttTCACAATTGTTGActaataaaggcaaaaaaaaaaaaaaaaatcttcatatGCTAATTGTTGCCACAGCACATTTAGCACAAGAGGAACAGAAACTTTTAACACCCCGGGGGGTATCTACTTAATCAATACATGACACAGTCTCTTGGTTTGCCAGATGTTGGACTTGGTCTGACCCTCATTTGGTTTGTCATGGGCCTGCTGGGCTGGCTGtaatattcaaaataaacatttaaactgctCGTCGTCATGCATCATCATCGTAATTATCAACTAGACCATCTTCCATCCTGCCCCTGCTGTCTCTCTGGTTACACTGCTCAACATTTACACCACAGAGCAGTACAATACCTGACCTGAATCCCAATAGCAGTTCCCTTCTCCCTCATTCACCTATCAAAACTACTTGTTATTCACTATCCTTGACTCACAATAGCGAATACACTGGGGACACGGCAACCAGGTGGAAATATTCCTCGCGCTGACATGAAGGTTACATGGCTTTTTTAATCCCATCGTGCACTGACCTGGTTTGCAGATGTTAAAATCCATGGCTCCCCCCATGTTGAGTATTTTCTGGATAATGGTTTTGGCTAAAGCCGTGGGAGTGAACAGCACCGGTCTTCTTCTCTGGGTCCTCTGGGGCGTCACAGGACTGTAGGGAATCAGGTTCAAACCCCTGCTTAGCTCACTGTCTGGGTCAGCAGCATCTAAGGTAACACAATTAGAAAAAGACGTGCACTCAATGATACACccacagagaggaagacaagGCAGCTTAAAGAACACAAGACAGGGTTTTGGGAGCTTACAACCTCCTGAtactttaaaatttaaatataaaacttgtTTT of Anabas testudineus chromosome 8, fAnaTes1.2, whole genome shotgun sequence contains these proteins:
- the LOC113160896 gene encoding carbohydrate sulfotransferase 12-like; the protein is MGTSRMFRIFVVLGSAFMILLIIIYWDDVGASHLYLHTPVSPGPKIPHPPPQQRPHTSRTPSFLSDIDAFVNQFLEPGTGEPTDPVPVETSNQSEKAEERYIPRREWKIHVTPVAAELRERQEQRRRLLQEMCANDSVVFRGKNRSFDDIPNKELDHLIVDDRHGIIYCYVPKVACSNWKRIMIILSESLLHDGVPERDPLSIPRDLVHNSSMHFTFNKFWKRYGKFAKHLMKVKLKKYTKFLFVRDPFVRLISAYRNKFEMRNEDFYRRFAQVMLRRYANQPTPPASVDEAFAVGVHPTFSHFIQYLLDPQTEKEMPFNEHWRQVYRLCHPCQIDYDFVGHLETAEEDAEHLLRQLRVDNVVEFPTSNRNLTSSSWEADWFSTVPVEARRELYKLYEPDFRLFGYDRPDSILNE